A region of Salvia splendens isolate huo1 chromosome 17, SspV2, whole genome shotgun sequence DNA encodes the following proteins:
- the LOC121774113 gene encoding protein GRAVITROPIC IN THE LIGHT 1-like, which yields MDSVERSPRKGRLARAIAKVLHVRAVTGGAPDDGGIQKAKSRDKTEKDGFEVQTFKDEDEEELRHDGRMVQEAFLSKLFASVSAVKAAYAEMQFAQSPRDADGIQAADEMVISELKHLSELKQAYLKKQLNEASPGTTLLLSEIREQRSTLKMYEITARKLDSLLKHRDSETASLKKKLSEANKANKLLETRLSSSGRFFFPETFVSSHRQALKSIEAFVRLLITEMVSAGWDLDAAAEAIEPAARFRNPSHKCFAFESFVCEKMFDGFNRPNSPFAAFCRAKYLRLVHPKMEASLFGSLDQRDHITSGGLPDTPFFAAFSEMAKRVWLLRRLALSSEPEISAFQVRKGSRFSEVYMESLSDDAMLLPEPLVALSVAPGFRIGKSVVQCQVYLC from the coding sequence ATGGATTCAGTGGAACGCTCGCCGAGAAAGGGTAGATTAGCCCGCGCCATTGCCAAGGTCTTGCACGTTCGTGCAGTCACGGGTGGAGCTCCAGACGATGGCGGTATTCAGAAGGCAAAGTCTCGTGACAAGACAGAGAAAGATGGTTTCGAGGTTCAGACCTTTAAAGACGAAGACGAGGAGGAGCTTCGCCACGATGGCCGGATGGTCCAAGAAGCCTTCCTCTCAAAACTGTTTGCTTCAGTGTCTGCTGTTAAAGCTGCGTACGCGGAGATGCAGTTCGCGCAATCCCCTCGCGACGCGGATGGAATCCAAGCGGCCGACGAGATggtcatatccgagctcaagcACCTGTCTGAGTTGAAGCAGGCTTACTTGAAGAAACAGCTGAACGAGGCGTCTCCAGGAACGACGTTGCTCTTATCCGAGATTCGTGAGCAGAGGAGTACGCTGAAAATGTACGAGATCACGGCCAGGAAGCTCGACTCTCTGCTCAAGCACCGAGACTCGGAGACCGCCTCTCTGAAAAAGAAGCTCTCCGAAGCTAATAAGGCTAACAAGCTGCTCGAGACGAGGCTGAGCTCGAGCGGGCGGTTTTTCTTTCCCGAGACGTTCGTATCGTCCCACCGGCAGGCGTTGAAATCTATCGAAGCCTTCGTGCGGCTTCTGATCACAGAGATGGTATCTGCTGGCTGGGATTTGGATGCAGCGGCCGAGGCGATCGAGCCAGCCGCTCGTTTTCGTAACCCTAGCCATAAGTGTTTTGCGTTCGAGTCCTTCGTGTGCGAAAAAATGTTCGATGGATTCAACCGCCCTAATTCTCCGTTCGCAGCATTCTGTCGCGCGAAGTATTTGAGGCTCGTGCACCCGAAGATGGAAGCGTCTCTCTTCGGGAGCTTGGACCAGAGGGATCACATAACATCCGGTGGGCTCCCGGATACGCCCTTCTTCGCAGCATTCAGCGAGATGGCGAAGCGCGTGTGGCTCCTGCGTCGCCTGGCTCTATCCTCCGAGCCGGAGATCTCTGCCTTCCAAGTGAGGAAGGGGAGCCGGTTCTCGGAGGTTTACATGGAGAGCCTGAGCGACGACGCCATGTTGCTTCCGGAGCCTCTCGTGGCTCTGAGCGTCGCGCCGGGGTTCCGGATTGGCAAGAGTGTTGTTCAGTGCCAAGTTTATCTGTgctga